A portion of the Corynebacterium rouxii genome contains these proteins:
- a CDS encoding lysophospholipid acyltransferase family protein, with the protein MAGMFQDLLYLNIIGAVRAITAAQGIKIRISGEENVPKSGGAVVVINHTGYLDFIYAGYPFRKFRRYVRYMAKGDVFKHPVAGPLLREMRHIPVDRIDGTAAFDQAVDMLKEGELVGIFPEATISRSFEIKTLRPGAVRMAQAAGVPIIMVMVVGSQRVWTKGHKKNLIHPGSPIHMKVFPAWYPEGDVNEATQELRRRMIAGLEEVWSDYQAEEPITPGALWAPARLGGGAPTFDEAQVEDEKVEQERRRVRVLTEEIAQLTEWITQATKAGANAVDAARHRVEDVLHREVVTKADTGKALSVLKDTVDEFVEEVVSGAKEGKDRVMDAGEQLRRSVADLYGQAVTASQVNPVVVQATAQVSMLLDRLPQRKDAPKAELPRVLVLSADGAVATYPEATLSPSALSKVAALAQQRPVVLTTISGMDRGVALARQVAQESGADVWVSVSAGAVAAKVSATDVSVLYECVVSDELRVAVQECADGVGLDVEWKDSHHGVVSGLGADPEPWQKLSQVVRVVPLPGESDRCVIVSSEASVEAAVQACVGDVWDEALVCAADASEVDALARAGRRVAVVSAPVVVLREAAQWCDRPDKDGVINFLDKHFITPESV; encoded by the coding sequence ATGGCAGGCATGTTCCAAGATCTTTTGTACCTCAACATAATTGGTGCTGTGCGCGCGATCACGGCTGCCCAGGGCATCAAGATCCGTATTTCGGGCGAGGAGAATGTTCCAAAGTCTGGCGGCGCTGTTGTGGTGATTAACCACACGGGGTACTTGGATTTTATTTATGCGGGATATCCGTTTAGGAAGTTCCGTAGGTATGTTCGCTACATGGCTAAAGGGGATGTGTTTAAGCATCCGGTTGCTGGTCCGTTGTTGCGGGAGATGCGTCATATTCCTGTGGACCGTATCGACGGCACCGCGGCTTTTGACCAGGCGGTGGACATGCTCAAAGAGGGGGAATTGGTGGGCATTTTCCCCGAGGCGACGATTTCGCGCAGCTTTGAGATTAAGACGTTGCGCCCGGGTGCTGTGCGTATGGCGCAGGCGGCGGGGGTTCCGATCATCATGGTGATGGTGGTGGGGTCGCAGCGGGTGTGGACTAAGGGGCATAAGAAGAATCTGATCCATCCTGGTTCGCCGATCCATATGAAGGTGTTCCCGGCGTGGTATCCCGAGGGCGATGTGAATGAGGCAACGCAGGAGTTGCGTCGTCGGATGATCGCGGGCCTCGAGGAGGTGTGGTCTGATTATCAGGCGGAGGAGCCTATTACTCCTGGTGCATTGTGGGCGCCGGCGCGGTTGGGTGGCGGTGCGCCGACTTTCGACGAAGCCCAGGTGGAAGATGAGAAGGTGGAGCAAGAGCGTCGCCGTGTGCGGGTGCTGACGGAGGAGATTGCGCAGCTGACGGAGTGGATTACGCAGGCGACGAAGGCAGGCGCGAATGCTGTCGACGCTGCCCGTCACCGTGTGGAGGATGTGTTGCACAGGGAGGTGGTCACCAAGGCGGATACAGGTAAGGCGTTGTCGGTGTTGAAGGACACTGTCGACGAGTTCGTTGAGGAGGTTGTCTCTGGCGCGAAGGAAGGCAAAGACCGTGTGATGGATGCCGGTGAGCAGCTGCGTCGTAGTGTTGCGGATCTGTATGGGCAGGCGGTGACTGCCAGCCAGGTGAATCCTGTGGTGGTGCAGGCAACTGCGCAGGTCAGTATGTTGTTGGATCGCTTGCCGCAGCGTAAGGATGCGCCGAAGGCTGAGTTGCCGCGTGTGCTGGTGTTGAGTGCTGATGGTGCGGTGGCTACGTATCCTGAGGCCACGCTGTCGCCGTCGGCGCTGTCTAAAGTGGCAGCGTTGGCGCAGCAGCGTCCGGTGGTGTTGACCACGATCAGTGGCATGGATCGGGGGGTGGCGCTTGCGCGTCAGGTGGCACAGGAGTCGGGTGCGGATGTCTGGGTCAGTGTTAGCGCTGGTGCGGTGGCCGCCAAGGTGAGTGCCACAGATGTCTCGGTGTTGTATGAGTGTGTGGTTTCCGATGAGCTTCGCGTGGCTGTGCAAGAGTGTGCGGATGGTGTGGGGCTTGATGTGGAATGGAAGGATTCCCATCATGGCGTTGTGTCTGGTTTGGGGGCTGATCCGGAGCCGTGGCAGAAGTTATCGCAGGTGGTGCGGGTTGTTCCGTTGCCGGGGGAGTCGGATCGTTGTGTGATTGTTTCATCCGAGGCTTCTGTTGAGGCGGCTGTGCAGGCGTGTGTGGGGGATGTCTGGGATGAGGCGTTGGTGTGTGCCGCTGATGCGTCGGAGGTGGATGCGTTGGCGCGTGCGGGGCGTCGTGTTGCGGTGGTGTCGGCACCGGTGGTGGTGTTGCGGGAGGCTGCGCAGTGGTGCGATCGTCCGGACAAAGACGGGGTAATTAATTTCTTAGACAAGCACTTTATTACCCCTGAAAGTGTGTAA
- a CDS encoding Cof-type HAD-IIB family hydrolase has translation MSALIVSDIDGTLIDSRERIPSAVKESLAAAQRAGVSFVVATGRPARWIHPIIDQLYTPPTLCVCANGAVIYDPARDRITHRRELAPDAMRTVVRVAREALSDVGGCGVGVERAGVSAHDMSGELFVVTPDFVHSWESIEHSTVELDQVLARSAVKLLLRNDALTSEQMHRLVAPVVPADVAHVTYSMSDGLLEVMQPGVNKSSALDVVAQDLGVDPADAIAFGDMPNDLEMIRWAGTGVAMGNACDQLQRAADVVAPTNDQGGIAVVVREWLQG, from the coding sequence ATGAGCGCACTTATTGTCAGTGATATCGACGGAACGCTCATCGACTCTCGGGAACGAATCCCCAGTGCGGTGAAGGAGTCGCTTGCGGCTGCCCAGCGTGCTGGGGTTTCGTTCGTTGTGGCCACGGGGCGGCCTGCGCGCTGGATCCACCCGATCATCGATCAGTTATATACCCCACCTACGCTGTGTGTTTGCGCGAATGGTGCGGTGATTTATGATCCCGCCCGTGATCGCATTACACATCGTCGTGAGCTTGCCCCCGACGCCATGCGCACGGTGGTGCGCGTTGCGCGTGAGGCGCTGAGCGATGTTGGCGGTTGCGGTGTGGGAGTTGAACGCGCAGGGGTGTCTGCCCACGACATGTCTGGCGAACTTTTCGTGGTGACCCCAGATTTTGTGCACTCGTGGGAGTCTATTGAGCATTCCACAGTGGAGCTTGATCAGGTGTTAGCGCGTTCTGCTGTGAAGCTGTTGTTGCGCAATGATGCGCTGACATCGGAGCAGATGCACCGCTTGGTTGCCCCCGTGGTACCCGCAGATGTGGCACATGTGACCTATTCCATGTCGGATGGTTTGTTGGAGGTTATGCAGCCTGGGGTGAATAAGTCCTCGGCCTTGGATGTGGTGGCACAAGACCTTGGTGTGGATCCTGCGGATGCTATTGCGTTTGGCGATATGCCCAATGACCTTGAGATGATTCGTTGGGCGGGCACTGGCGTTGCGATGGGAAATGCGTGCGATCAGTTGCAGCGTGCTGCTGATGTGGTGGCACCGACGAACGATCAAGGAGGCATTGCGGTGGTAGTGCGGGAGTGGCTGCAGGGGTAG
- the serS gene encoding serine--tRNA ligase, whose product MIDLKFLRENPDVVRESQRIRGEDPALVDQLLEADEKRREAIKSADDLRAEHKAFGKKIGQASPEERPALLEGSNELKSRVKAAEEAEAEALAKVNEIQMLFGNVVTDAPAGGEDDFIVLEHVGTPRTFDFEPKDHLDLGESLGLIDVKRGTKVGGARFYYLTGDGAFLQLGMLNLAAQKARENGFQLMIPPVLVRPEVMSGTGFLGAHSDEIYYLERDDLYLVGTSEVALAGYHQDEIIDLSDGPIKYAGWSSCFRREAGSYGKDTRGILRVHQFDKLEMFVYCKPEEAVAQHQALLNMEREMLAAVEVPYRIIDVAGGDLGSSAARKFDTEAWVPTQNTYRELTSTSNCTTFQARRLRTRYRDESGKAHTAATLNGTLATTRWLVAILENNQQADGSVIVPEALRPFVGKEVLEPKK is encoded by the coding sequence GTGATTGATCTAAAGTTCCTCCGCGAAAACCCTGATGTTGTCCGCGAGTCCCAGCGTATTCGTGGCGAAGACCCAGCTCTGGTGGATCAGCTCCTCGAGGCTGACGAGAAGCGCCGCGAGGCCATTAAGTCTGCCGACGACCTGCGCGCCGAGCACAAGGCCTTTGGCAAGAAGATTGGCCAGGCATCCCCAGAAGAGCGTCCTGCTTTGCTGGAGGGCTCTAACGAGTTGAAGTCCCGCGTGAAGGCAGCGGAGGAGGCCGAGGCTGAGGCATTGGCCAAGGTCAACGAGATCCAAATGCTGTTCGGCAACGTTGTTACCGATGCACCAGCTGGTGGCGAGGATGACTTCATTGTTCTTGAGCATGTAGGCACCCCACGTACCTTTGATTTTGAGCCAAAGGATCACCTCGATCTTGGTGAGTCGCTTGGGCTTATCGACGTCAAACGCGGCACCAAGGTTGGTGGCGCACGCTTCTATTACCTCACCGGCGATGGCGCATTCCTGCAGTTGGGCATGCTGAATCTTGCGGCGCAAAAGGCCCGCGAGAATGGCTTCCAGCTGATGATCCCACCTGTGCTTGTTCGCCCAGAGGTCATGTCCGGTACCGGTTTCTTGGGTGCTCATTCGGATGAGATCTATTACCTTGAGCGCGATGACCTCTACCTCGTGGGTACCTCCGAGGTGGCGTTGGCTGGCTACCATCAGGATGAGATCATCGACTTGTCTGATGGTCCTATCAAGTACGCGGGCTGGTCGAGCTGCTTCCGTCGTGAAGCGGGCTCCTACGGCAAGGACACTCGCGGTATTTTGCGTGTGCACCAGTTCGACAAGCTGGAGATGTTTGTTTACTGCAAGCCGGAAGAGGCTGTTGCACAGCACCAAGCTCTGTTGAACATGGAGCGCGAGATGTTGGCTGCTGTTGAGGTGCCTTACCGCATTATCGACGTCGCCGGTGGCGACCTTGGTTCCTCTGCTGCCCGCAAGTTCGACACCGAGGCATGGGTTCCAACCCAGAACACCTACCGTGAGCTGACCTCGACCTCGAACTGCACCACCTTCCAGGCTCGTCGTCTGCGCACCCGCTACCGTGACGAGTCCGGCAAGGCACACACCGCAGCAACCCTGAACGGTACGTTGGCTACCACTCGTTGGCTGGTCGCTATCCTTGAGAACAACCAGCAGGCTGATGGCTCCGTGATCGTTCCTGAGGCACTGCGTCCATTCGTGGGCAAGGAAGTACTCGAGCCAAAGAAGTAA
- a CDS encoding GntR family transcriptional regulator, translated as MTTHGMLIPMVDTLLELPARTLTDGTSTPKHQQLREILEELCRNQLKPGDMLPGERALEEQYGVSRITVRRAIGDLVATGQLRRSRGKGTFVAQAPMITRLQLASFSDEMAARKIEASSKILASSWSSPSAVVHEFFGTEQGTPHTHLVRVRLGAGKPFCINDAWYNSTIAPDLLENDVYKSVYSILEQNYGASITGAEQITTAVAATPETARILGVDVGEPLLKVERHAHAGENPIEWCSSLYRTDRFALRTFITK; from the coding sequence ATGACCACTCACGGTATGCTCATACCTATGGTCGACACTCTCCTGGAGTTGCCCGCCAGGACCCTGACTGACGGAACCAGCACTCCGAAACACCAGCAACTCAGGGAAATTCTCGAAGAACTCTGCCGTAACCAGCTCAAACCTGGTGACATGCTTCCCGGCGAACGTGCCCTAGAGGAACAATACGGAGTCAGCCGCATCACGGTGCGACGCGCCATCGGCGACCTCGTCGCCACCGGACAGTTACGACGCAGCCGCGGCAAAGGCACCTTTGTTGCCCAAGCGCCGATGATTACTCGGCTACAGTTGGCGTCGTTTAGCGACGAAATGGCCGCCCGCAAGATCGAAGCCTCCAGCAAGATCCTCGCATCCTCATGGTCATCACCCAGCGCCGTTGTCCACGAATTTTTTGGCACCGAACAAGGCACCCCGCACACCCACCTCGTGCGCGTCCGCCTCGGCGCTGGCAAACCATTTTGCATTAACGACGCCTGGTACAACTCCACCATCGCCCCTGACCTGCTCGAAAACGACGTATACAAATCCGTCTACTCCATCCTTGAGCAGAACTACGGCGCCTCCATCACCGGTGCCGAACAAATCACCACAGCGGTAGCCGCCACTCCAGAAACCGCACGGATTCTCGGCGTGGATGTTGGCGAACCCCTACTGAAGGTGGAACGCCACGCACACGCAGGAGAAAACCCCATCGAGTGGTGCTCCTCGCTCTACCGCACTGACCGCTTCGCATTAAGGACGTTTATTACGAAGTAG
- a CDS encoding septum formation family protein, protein MGEMSSKKVAGFAGVAALVVASGVGAYTYTASQHDSEPRQQTATSSAPAASVGSFTSADAGACLTWADNGGKVSKFEQTDCAGEHRFEVSSREDLNAYPSKEFSNNAAKPDLTRQAQLREELCLSPTLQYLGGTYDPLGRYSVASILPPQDAWDKGDRTLLCGVQATDDSGKVIITSGKAAEQDQSRIFSAGQCLLIDAAKATRVVDCQQDHQLEITSVVDLQPVFPQFIPSIEDQDKHLQQLCTQAARDYLGGDDPLYYSTLQPFWTTLPDNSWSGGSHSVNCALVSGQEGGNFGVLHGTAKHGFTINGQPPAPRPERAPIVNPEVLEGTAP, encoded by the coding sequence ATGGGCGAAATGAGTTCGAAAAAGGTTGCAGGTTTTGCAGGTGTGGCTGCCCTCGTAGTAGCCAGCGGCGTAGGCGCGTACACGTACACGGCGTCGCAACACGACAGCGAGCCCCGCCAGCAGACCGCAACATCTAGCGCACCAGCCGCTTCCGTCGGGTCGTTTACCAGCGCTGACGCTGGCGCATGCCTGACATGGGCAGATAATGGCGGCAAGGTGTCTAAGTTCGAACAAACCGACTGTGCAGGCGAGCACCGCTTCGAGGTGTCCTCCCGCGAGGATCTCAACGCCTACCCGTCCAAAGAGTTTTCCAACAACGCCGCTAAACCGGACCTGACCCGCCAGGCGCAACTGCGTGAAGAGCTCTGCCTCAGCCCCACCTTGCAATACTTGGGCGGCACCTATGATCCGCTGGGCCGCTACTCGGTCGCGTCGATCCTGCCGCCACAGGATGCGTGGGATAAAGGCGACCGCACGCTGCTGTGCGGTGTGCAGGCCACAGATGATTCCGGCAAGGTGATTATCACCTCTGGCAAGGCCGCTGAGCAGGATCAATCTCGTATTTTTAGCGCGGGGCAATGCTTGCTTATCGACGCAGCTAAGGCCACCCGTGTGGTTGATTGCCAGCAAGATCACCAGCTAGAAATCACCTCGGTAGTAGACCTGCAACCTGTTTTCCCACAATTCATCCCGTCAATTGAGGACCAAGACAAGCACTTACAGCAGCTGTGTACCCAAGCAGCTCGCGACTACCTCGGTGGCGACGACCCCCTCTACTACTCAACCTTGCAGCCCTTCTGGACTACCCTGCCCGATAATTCTTGGTCGGGCGGTTCTCACAGTGTGAACTGTGCTCTAGTCTCCGGCCAAGAGGGTGGTAATTTTGGGGTCTTGCACGGCACCGCCAAACATGGCTTTACTATCAACGGCCAGCCACCTGCGCCTCGCCCCGAGCGCGCTCCGATCGTCAACCCCGAGGTTCTCGAAGGTACGGCTCCTTAA
- a CDS encoding metallopeptidase family protein, with product MVEISNEEFETLVDEALAAIPDPVADRITNLAFLISDYAEESPYILGQYHGVALTERTFDHTGFLPDTITIYREALKDFCSSHEELVEQVRVTVMHEIGHYFGLDEDDLHRLGYA from the coding sequence ATGGTTGAGATTTCCAACGAGGAGTTTGAAACGCTTGTCGACGAAGCCCTCGCCGCCATCCCGGATCCCGTCGCCGACCGCATCACCAACCTTGCATTCCTCATCAGTGACTATGCCGAGGAGTCCCCTTATATCCTCGGCCAGTATCACGGGGTTGCGTTAACCGAGCGCACCTTTGACCATACTGGTTTTCTACCCGATACCATCACGATTTATCGCGAAGCTCTCAAGGATTTTTGCAGTTCCCACGAAGAACTGGTCGAGCAAGTACGCGTGACCGTTATGCACGAGATCGGTCACTATTTTGGGCTCGATGAGGATGATCTGCACCGCCTTGGCTACGCCTAA
- a CDS encoding histidine phosphatase family protein codes for MRHGRTFANAAKVLDTRPPGAELTVIGRTQADDAGRSLATLSRDIRTVTCSIAIRTQQTAVAVLKAYEETLGIAPGTIPLSINADLREIDAGSIEGNTDSHSHDLYTRALHSWMNGDRSAAMPDGETAGQVVDRMRPVLEELATQDGDHLIVSHGAAMRIVTRFGTNVTADFALQHYIDNTSTIVIDPTGEYGQWKLITWAGAELGAE; via the coding sequence ATGCGCCACGGGCGCACCTTTGCCAACGCCGCAAAAGTCCTCGACACCCGGCCCCCAGGAGCCGAACTCACCGTCATCGGACGCACCCAAGCCGACGACGCCGGCCGCAGCCTCGCAACACTGAGCCGAGACATCCGCACCGTGACCTGCTCCATTGCCATCCGTACCCAGCAAACAGCAGTAGCAGTGCTCAAAGCCTACGAAGAAACCCTCGGAATCGCGCCGGGCACCATTCCGCTCAGCATCAACGCCGATCTCCGCGAAATCGACGCCGGATCCATCGAAGGCAACACCGACAGCCACTCCCATGACCTGTACACCCGCGCCCTCCACAGCTGGATGAACGGCGACCGCAGCGCAGCCATGCCCGACGGTGAAACCGCAGGCCAAGTAGTAGACCGCATGCGCCCCGTACTTGAAGAACTCGCCACCCAGGACGGCGACCATCTGATCGTGAGCCATGGCGCAGCTATGCGCATTGTCACCCGCTTTGGCACCAACGTCACCGCAGACTTCGCACTCCAGCACTACATCGATAACACCTCCACCATCGTCATCGACCCGACCGGAGAATACGGTCAGTGGAAGCTGATTACTTGGGCAGGGGCGGAGCTAGGCGCCGAATAG
- the pheA gene encoding prephenate dehydratase, which produces MRIAYLGPEGTFTEAALWKFTTRLGLESVNTIAAANPREAIAAVAAGEADYACVAIENSVDGPVTPTFDALATIDGVRIFHELDLPIAFAIMQRAGAPLRRFATHPVAYQQVKTWLAANTPDAEFVPASSNAEAARMAKEGIVDFAAAPARAAEVYGLNIIADGVADVTGARTRFVLVGHTATPTARTGHDRTSVVFTLKNEPGSLVGALSEFAMRGVDLTRIESRPIEEGLGTYRFHVDINGHIDDLNVAEALRALYPRCNALKFIGSWPAISGQPVTAVDPTVAQAASEWVEAARNGA; this is translated from the coding sequence ATGAGGATTGCCTATCTCGGGCCAGAAGGAACATTTACCGAAGCCGCACTGTGGAAATTCACCACACGCCTCGGACTAGAATCCGTGAACACCATTGCGGCCGCCAACCCCCGCGAGGCCATCGCTGCCGTCGCCGCAGGAGAAGCCGACTACGCCTGCGTTGCCATCGAAAACTCCGTCGACGGCCCCGTCACCCCCACCTTCGACGCACTCGCCACCATCGACGGCGTGCGCATCTTCCACGAACTCGACCTCCCCATCGCCTTCGCCATTATGCAGCGCGCCGGCGCACCGCTACGCCGCTTTGCCACCCACCCCGTGGCCTACCAGCAGGTAAAAACTTGGCTTGCCGCCAACACACCCGACGCCGAGTTCGTCCCCGCGTCCTCCAACGCTGAGGCCGCCCGTATGGCAAAAGAAGGCATTGTGGACTTCGCCGCAGCCCCCGCCCGCGCCGCAGAAGTGTACGGACTCAATATCATTGCCGACGGCGTCGCCGACGTCACCGGAGCTCGCACCCGATTCGTCCTCGTCGGGCACACCGCCACCCCCACCGCACGCACCGGCCACGACCGCACCTCCGTAGTGTTCACACTCAAAAACGAACCCGGCAGCCTCGTCGGAGCCCTTTCCGAATTCGCCATGCGCGGCGTAGACCTCACCCGAATTGAATCCCGCCCCATCGAAGAAGGCCTAGGAACTTACCGATTCCACGTGGATATCAACGGGCATATCGACGACCTCAACGTCGCCGAAGCACTCCGAGCACTCTACCCACGGTGCAACGCGCTAAAATTTATCGGTTCGTGGCCAGCCATCTCCGGCCAGCCCGTCACCGCAGTCGATCCCACCGTCGCACAGGCCGCATCCGAATGGGTGGAAGCTGCCCGCAACGGTGCCTAA
- a CDS encoding amidase family protein — translation MPIHEQIDLLAAQVAQMSASDHGFCYFDADAAHEQAEHARGRLSGWIIPAKDLSDVAGMPTTFGAHYRVTHPHKTDAFVARFMAEGAVVPGKSLTPELGLTAYTEPVDQPAPVFEGHTPGGSSGGAAVMVARGLVRAAHGSDGGGSLRVPAACCGLVGFKPPHNTAGAVPVTQGFLTRTLADAAFLHAITPVRRPLRVGVLTQPVHAEVEVADPMLAAIDAAASALSRAGHQLVEVQRPYGDEPFAAFSDILALRSAKIHGQASPLVSWLRDRGGRIGGRRKAEAIAEFMSVRAQLLAAWDVDAVLSPVLAFDPPAVGYFSAMSPEQDFHAQTQWTPWATMFNMSGAAALSMPYAGRNIHLGALRCSVPELFGLAGDL, via the coding sequence ATGCCTATCCATGAGCAGATTGATCTCCTTGCAGCACAGGTAGCTCAGATGTCTGCTTCGGATCACGGGTTTTGTTATTTTGATGCTGATGCCGCCCATGAGCAGGCGGAGCATGCGCGCGGGCGGTTGTCAGGGTGGATTATCCCGGCGAAGGATTTGTCTGATGTGGCTGGTATGCCCACGACGTTCGGTGCGCATTATCGGGTTACGCACCCTCATAAGACGGATGCGTTTGTGGCGCGGTTTATGGCCGAAGGTGCGGTGGTGCCGGGTAAGAGTCTGACTCCTGAGTTGGGGTTGACTGCGTATACGGAGCCGGTGGATCAGCCGGCGCCAGTGTTTGAGGGGCATACGCCTGGTGGTTCTTCGGGTGGTGCTGCTGTGATGGTGGCTCGCGGTTTGGTGCGGGCTGCTCATGGTTCTGATGGTGGGGGTTCGTTGCGGGTTCCTGCTGCGTGTTGTGGGTTGGTGGGGTTTAAGCCGCCGCATAATACGGCGGGTGCGGTGCCGGTGACGCAGGGTTTTCTTACGCGCACGCTTGCCGACGCCGCCTTCCTCCACGCCATAACCCCAGTTCGCCGTCCGTTGCGGGTTGGGGTGTTAACCCAGCCGGTTCATGCTGAGGTGGAGGTTGCGGATCCGATGTTGGCGGCGATAGATGCTGCGGCTTCTGCGTTGTCGCGGGCGGGCCATCAACTGGTTGAGGTTCAGCGCCCGTATGGGGATGAGCCGTTTGCGGCGTTTTCTGACATTCTTGCGTTGCGTTCTGCCAAGATTCATGGGCAGGCGTCACCGTTGGTGTCGTGGCTGCGGGATCGTGGTGGCCGCATTGGGGGGCGTCGAAAAGCGGAGGCGATAGCCGAGTTCATGTCGGTGCGCGCGCAGCTTCTTGCCGCCTGGGATGTCGACGCGGTGCTCTCCCCTGTGTTGGCCTTCGACCCGCCGGCGGTGGGCTACTTTTCGGCGATGTCCCCTGAGCAGGATTTTCACGCGCAAACACAGTGGACCCCGTGGGCCACGATGTTCAACATGTCTGGGGCGGCGGCGCTCAGCATGCCGTATGCGGGCCGCAATATCCACTTAGGGGCGCTTCGTTGCAGCGTGCCGGAGCTTTTCGGCCTGGCAGGTGACTTGTGA
- a CDS encoding CPBP family intramembrane glutamic endopeptidase yields MNTRRLRYEVFLVLALTFGMAGLRSIFTLIDALSAPLNTQSVTLNAPRATAAWLDFALQVCGATTILAWGLLALFLLGERLEKPRNTDFGWGVGLAAIIGIPGLGFYYAAVHLGLSKEVIPSALEHFWSIPVLLLFSFAHAFAEEIVVVKWLSTRLNQLGHGLVFTLVASALLRGSYHLYQGVSAGIGNIIMGLIYGWFYLRYRPTSIWPLIIGHFLIDAVAFVGYAIING; encoded by the coding sequence GTGAACACTCGCCGACTGCGTTACGAGGTCTTCCTTGTTCTTGCCTTGACTTTCGGCATGGCGGGGCTACGTTCCATTTTCACGCTTATCGACGCCCTCTCCGCCCCACTGAACACCCAAAGCGTGACGCTCAACGCCCCACGCGCCACCGCAGCCTGGCTCGACTTCGCCCTCCAAGTGTGCGGGGCAACCACCATCCTAGCGTGGGGGTTGCTTGCGCTTTTCCTCCTTGGCGAGCGCCTAGAAAAACCCCGGAACACTGACTTTGGTTGGGGTGTGGGCCTTGCCGCCATCATTGGAATCCCAGGACTTGGCTTCTACTATGCTGCGGTTCACCTCGGGCTAAGCAAAGAAGTTATCCCCTCAGCACTGGAACACTTCTGGAGTATCCCCGTTCTGCTCCTGTTTTCTTTCGCGCACGCCTTCGCCGAAGAAATCGTAGTGGTCAAGTGGCTGAGTACAAGGTTGAACCAGCTCGGCCACGGCCTTGTTTTCACCTTGGTTGCCAGTGCCCTGCTGCGTGGCAGCTATCACCTCTACCAAGGCGTTTCCGCAGGTATTGGCAATATCATCATGGGGCTTATCTATGGCTGGTTTTATCTGCGCTACCGCCCCACATCCATCTGGCCGCTAATCATCGGCCACTTCCTTATCGACGCAGTCGCCTTCGTCGGCTACGCCATTATTAACGGCTGA
- a CDS encoding LCP family protein: MDEQRNQGEFLLGSDGKPLLDRYGRPIRRRRAAPRRPEPDRAEPRRAAPSEATRIIRTETTQMPAQPGSVPQERPRQYIPTPEEQQRYRAQQYYQQQPVHPGQPVQPGQPGFEPNQRYRRSQVTLPPEPKKRRRLRPGGCIAGLVWTLVIVMVLGIASTLWLDTRLNRVQAASPQHIAKTSGTNWLLVGSDSRTGLSEEDVQRLGTGGDIGSMRTDTIMVLHIPSSGKATLMSIPRDSYVEIPGYGMDKINAAFTYGGAPLLTQTVESSTGLRINHYAEIGMGGLANVVDAVGGIEVCPAEPIDDPLASLNIAAGCQKVDGPTALGYVRTRHTALGDLDRVQRQREFFAALVNKVTSTSTLANPFRIMPTINTVAGSFTVGKKDHAWHLARVALAMREGVETVTVPYAGFADYDVGNVVLWDEVASEELFASLR, translated from the coding sequence ATGGATGAACAGCGTAATCAGGGCGAATTCCTTCTCGGCTCGGATGGAAAACCCCTCTTGGACCGCTACGGTCGCCCCATCCGGCGGCGACGCGCCGCACCGCGCCGCCCTGAGCCTGACCGCGCTGAACCTCGGCGTGCTGCACCCAGCGAAGCCACACGGATAATCCGCACGGAAACCACCCAAATGCCAGCTCAGCCTGGAAGTGTTCCGCAGGAGCGCCCACGGCAATACATTCCTACCCCCGAAGAGCAGCAACGCTACCGCGCACAGCAGTACTACCAGCAGCAACCGGTGCATCCTGGTCAGCCGGTGCAGCCGGGGCAGCCGGGGTTTGAGCCTAATCAACGCTACCGTCGCAGCCAGGTCACCCTTCCTCCAGAGCCAAAGAAGCGTCGTCGTTTGCGCCCTGGCGGCTGCATTGCGGGCTTGGTGTGGACGCTCGTCATTGTCATGGTTCTTGGTATCGCTAGCACGCTGTGGCTAGACACTAGGCTTAATCGTGTTCAGGCTGCCTCGCCGCAACACATCGCTAAGACATCCGGCACAAACTGGCTGCTCGTGGGCTCCGATTCCCGCACCGGCCTGTCCGAGGAGGATGTTCAGCGGTTGGGCACGGGTGGCGACATCGGTTCCATGCGCACGGACACGATCATGGTGTTGCATATTCCGTCGTCAGGCAAGGCGACGCTCATGTCGATCCCCCGTGACTCCTATGTAGAAATCCCGGGCTACGGCATGGACAAAATCAATGCGGCCTTCACCTACGGTGGCGCACCTCTACTCACTCAAACCGTAGAAAGCTCCACTGGCCTGCGCATTAACCACTATGCCGAAATTGGTATGGGCGGGTTGGCCAATGTGGTCGACGCGGTCGGCGGTATTGAGGTATGCCCCGCCGAGCCTATCGACGACCCCCTCGCCAGCCTCAACATCGCAGCCGGTTGCCAGAAGGTCGATGGTCCTACTGCCTTGGGTTATGTGCGCACCCGACACACAGCTCTGGGCGATCTTGACCGCGTCCAGCGCCAGCGTGAATTCTTCGCGGCACTGGTCAACAAGGTCACCTCCACGTCGACCTTGGCTAATCCGTTCCGAATCATGCCCACTATTAACACAGTGGCAGGCTCGTTCACGGTAGGTAAGAAGGACCATGCGTGGCATTTGGCTCGTGTGGCGCTCGCGATGCGCGAGGGTGTGGAAACGGTCACGGTGCCGTATGCGGGCTTCGCTGATTATGACGTCGGAAATGTGGTCCTGTGGGACGAAGTTGCCTCTGAGGAGCTGTTCGCCTCCCTGCGCTAG